Within Dictyoglomus sp., the genomic segment AGTTGTTCTACAAAAGATAATGGTGTATCTGGATCTACTGTTATTACAGGTTTGGACATAAAAGATTTAACTTTTCTTTTTGATAATTTCATATTTATAGCCTTTTCTATATCTCTTCTGCTAATTATTCCTACTAATTTGCCATTTTCCAATACACATAATCCTCCATATCCATATCGGGTCATAATCTTGTGAGCTTCAGAAACAGTAGTTTCTGGAGTTATGGTCTCTACTGGATAAGACATAATATTCTTAGCTAGAAAATTATATGGTAAAAACTTCTTAAGTTTTACCCTTAAGTAATTTTCTATTTCAGCTAGTTCTTTATTAGTTAAGACTATTGTAGAAGCTGTGGGATGGCCTCCAGGATTAAATTCTTTAAGTAGCTCTAGAAGATTTATTCTTATAGTTCTTGATCTTCCCATTAGATATATTTTTTCTTTAATTTTCAAAAGGATGAACAAGGCATCAGCATTTTTTTCGTCCAATAATGCATGAGCTAGAATAGAAAGCCCTTCTATATATTTATCTTTTTCTAAGGAAACCAGGAGGATTTTATAGCCACTTATATCTTCTTCTTTTGCATTTTGAATTAAATCATTTAACAAAGCTCTTTGTTCATCAGTTAGTCTTTCTCTGTTGTAATAGTTAATAATATTTAAGTTTGCACCTCTTTCTAAAAGATAGGCACATATTTTAAGATCCCTTGGGGTAGTTGTAGAAAAGGTAAAACCACCTGTGTCTTGATAAATTCCAAGAGAGAAAATTGTGGCTTCAATTGGATCTATTGGTATATTATTTTTAATAATTAATTCTACTAAGAGGGTTGTAGTAGCTCCAACCTCTTCAATATATTCTTTATCTCCTTTAATATCTCCTGATTTATGATGGTCATATATCTCTATATATGGCTTTTCATCTTGTAAAAGTAATTTCTGAAATTCTTTTTCTAATCTATTTAGCCAGTGATTATCTACTAAAATAACTTTTTCTACTTTTTCTGGGGGTTTTTCCTGAAATTTTAAAAAGTCTTTATATAAAGAATAAAATTCATAAACTTTTCTTTCCATGCTTCTACTTGGTACAGCCCATGCTTGAGGGAAAAGCTTTTTAGCTGCATATAAAGAAGCTAGTGCGTCAAAGTCTAAATAATTATGAGAAAATATTACTTGCATGTTATATTATATTTTAAAAAATCTAAATTTTCTTTTAAGAGTTCTCTTACTAATAAAATCTCTTCCTTGTAGAATGTTTTATATAAAACAGGTATTTCAGGATCCATTTTATGATCGCTATAATATGCAGCTATTTTTGCAATAAATTCTTTATCTTCTTTTTCTTTTATGATCTGATCAGGAACTAAGACTAAAGCACTTGGTTCCTTTGCTTTAAATAAAGTGTCCTGTTCGCTAAAAAAGCTTAATAATTTTTCATTTTCATCCTTATTTCTACCTATAATTAATTTTATATTATTGGATAATCGAAAATGTCTACCGATTTTTAGTAATTCTAAGTCTCTTCTTGTTATATTTTCTTTATTCTTTAATAAATCTAGTAATTTCTTAGAAAAGAGTTTCTCTGTTAAAAGACATCCTCCAGAAGGAGTTGGTATTTCCTTTAATCCTATATTTCTTGCCAATTCTAATTGTATTTTTCTTGATCTTCCCTTAATACCAAGAAGTTTTTCTCTTTCTACTAAACCTTCTCTTTCAGGTTTTGTTATGGGTAGAAGTTTTGCGGAAAGGGGTCTTAAAACATAGTCTTCTACTCCTGAATATTTTGCTACAATATTTAGAGAATTTATATTTTGGGACATAGGTCTTTCTCCTAAAACTTCTCCTGTGATTATAAAATCTCCTTCATATTTTTTCATTAGTTCAAAACTTTTTTTAAGCATAAGAGCATGACAATCTATACAAGGGTTCAGATTTTTTCCGTATCCATATTTAGGATTTTTAAGTATATCTAAATATTCTTCAGTTATGTCAATTATTTCTAAAGGAATATTTAAAAACTTTGAAGCTTTTATTGCTTTTTCTGAACTAAAAAAGGGAGTAGTAAAGTTAATTCCAATGACTTCGATTTTCTGTTGTAATATTAACCAAACGGCCAAGATACTATCTAATCCTCCTGATAATAGAGCTAAAGCTCTGGCTTTCTTTTTCATAAATTATCCACTGTTTCTTGGTCTAATTTTCTAATCACT encodes:
- a CDS encoding tRNA 4-thiouridine(8) synthase ThiI → MKKKARALALLSGGLDSILAVWLILQQKIEVIGINFTTPFFSSEKAIKASKFLNIPLEIIDITEEYLDILKNPKYGYGKNLNPCIDCHALMLKKSFELMKKYEGDFIITGEVLGERPMSQNINSLNIVAKYSGVEDYVLRPLSAKLLPITKPEREGLVEREKLLGIKGRSRKIQLELARNIGLKEIPTPSGGCLLTEKLFSKKLLDLLKNKENITRRDLELLKIGRHFRLSNNIKLIIGRNKDENEKLLSFFSEQDTLFKAKEPSALVLVPDQIIKEKEDKEFIAKIAAYYSDHKMDPEIPVLYKTFYKEEILLVRELLKENLDFLKYNITCK